In the Rhizobium sp. CB3090 genome, one interval contains:
- a CDS encoding response regulator: protein MSLAEKIKVLIVDDQVTSRLLLSDALTQLGFKQITAAGDGEQGMKIMEQQPHHLVISDFNMPKMDGLGLLQAVRTNPTTKKAAFIILTAQGDRALVQKAAQLGANNVLAKPFTIEKMKAAIEAVFGALK from the coding sequence ATGTCTCTAGCGGAGAAAATCAAAGTTCTGATCGTCGACGATCAGGTCACCAGCCGTCTGTTGTTGAGCGACGCGCTGACGCAACTGGGTTTCAAGCAGATCACTGCTGCCGGTGACGGTGAGCAGGGCATGAAGATCATGGAGCAGCAGCCGCATCATCTGGTGATCTCCGACTTCAACATGCCGAAGATGGATGGTCTCGGCCTGCTACAGGCCGTGCGCACCAATCCGACGACGAAGAAAGCGGCCTTTATCATTCTCACGGCGCAGGGCGACCGTGCGCTGGTGCAGAAGGCCGCCCAGCTCGGTGCCAACAACGTTCTCGCAAAGCCCTTCACCATTGAAAAGATGAAAGCGGCAATCGAGGCCGTGTTCGGAGCATTGAAATGA
- the cheD gene encoding chemoreceptor glutamine deamidase CheD: MIVEGAARRVHIIQGEYKVINDPDVVLSTILGSCVAACLRDPIAGVGGMNHFLLPGTAASPTSGGDATRYGVHLMELLINGLLKQGARRDRLEAKVFGGAKTIATFSNVGEQNAAFAMQFLRDEGIPVVGSSTGGEHGRKIEYWPISGRARQYPLTGAETQKTVALEQRPVAAPKPVDNTIEFF; this comes from the coding sequence ATGATCGTTGAGGGTGCTGCCCGTCGCGTGCACATCATTCAGGGCGAGTACAAGGTCATCAACGACCCGGACGTGGTTCTGTCGACCATTCTCGGCTCGTGTGTGGCGGCGTGCTTGCGCGATCCGATCGCGGGCGTCGGCGGCATGAACCATTTTCTGCTGCCGGGAACGGCCGCTTCGCCGACGAGCGGTGGCGACGCGACGCGTTATGGCGTGCATCTGATGGAGCTTCTGATCAACGGTCTCCTGAAGCAGGGTGCGCGCCGTGACCGGCTGGAGGCGAAGGTCTTTGGCGGTGCGAAGACGATTGCCACCTTCTCCAATGTCGGCGAACAGAATGCTGCCTTCGCCATGCAGTTCCTGAGGGATGAAGGCATTCCGGTCGTCGGCTCCAGCACCGGCGGCGAGCATGGACGCAAGATCGAATATTGGCCGATCTCCGGCCGTGCCCGGCAATACCCGTTGACCGGCGCCGAAACGCAGAAGACCGTGGCTCTGGAACAGCGCCCCGTTGCAGCCCCGAAGCCGGTCGACAACACGATCGAATTTTTCTGA
- the fliF gene encoding flagellar basal-body MS-ring/collar protein FliF translates to MNLLNQLVPLFRNLQNLGRTRLLIMAGVGVVSMALILFAALYVNKPAQETLYVGLDATDLNQISIALAEANIGFQVGTDGTSLTVPAGMTGKARLLLAERGLPNSTNAGYELFDNVGSLGLTSFMQEVTRVRALEGEISRTITSIAGISAARVHIVMQDVGNFRKADQKPTASVMIRANAEAARKSAQAIRHLVASAVPGLEVDDVTILDSTGQLLASGDDPSNGALNRNLGIVQNVQDEVESNINKALAPFLGMDNFRSSVTAQLNTDSQQVQETTYDPDSKVERSVRTTKEAQKSQQRQSDTAATVEQNIPQAAPQSGGNGPTSNDQSDKREEQTNYEINSKTTATTRNSYRIEKLSVAVVVNKGRIAQMVGQPADQAKIDAYIAEMQKIVATAAGLDTSRGDVVTVNAMDFLDNQLLDDTSSGFSIMDMLSRNMAGIINSAAFVAVAFLIVWMGFRPLIRSLGGGAAGGAALPEAAGLELPDFAPAVGGPGAALMDGFGSDFGFDSTDDLLTMGEDGGTFNRRVKEGPERRLSRMVEISEERAAKILRKWAVDNAA, encoded by the coding sequence ATGAATCTGTTAAATCAATTAGTTCCCCTGTTCAGGAATCTGCAGAACCTGGGGAGGACACGCCTGCTGATCATGGCGGGCGTCGGCGTCGTTTCGATGGCGCTGATTCTGTTTGCAGCCCTCTACGTCAATAAGCCTGCCCAGGAAACGCTCTATGTAGGCCTGGATGCAACCGATCTGAACCAGATCAGCATAGCACTTGCCGAAGCCAATATCGGATTCCAGGTGGGCACGGACGGCACCAGCCTGACCGTCCCGGCCGGCATGACCGGAAAGGCGCGCCTGCTTCTCGCCGAGCGCGGCCTGCCGAACAGCACCAATGCCGGCTACGAGCTCTTCGACAATGTCGGATCCCTCGGCTTGACCTCCTTCATGCAGGAAGTGACCCGCGTGCGTGCGCTCGAAGGCGAAATCTCTCGTACGATTACGTCGATCGCGGGTATCAGCGCCGCACGGGTCCACATCGTCATGCAGGATGTCGGCAACTTCCGAAAAGCGGACCAGAAACCCACGGCGTCGGTCATGATCCGAGCGAATGCCGAAGCGGCGCGTAAATCAGCCCAGGCCATTCGTCATCTCGTCGCCTCTGCCGTTCCCGGCCTGGAGGTCGACGACGTCACGATTCTCGATTCCACCGGCCAGTTGCTGGCCTCGGGCGACGATCCGAGCAATGGCGCGCTGAACCGCAATCTCGGCATCGTGCAGAATGTTCAGGACGAGGTCGAATCGAATATCAATAAGGCGCTCGCCCCATTCCTCGGCATGGACAATTTCCGCTCCAGCGTGACGGCGCAGCTCAACACCGACAGCCAGCAGGTGCAGGAAACCACCTACGATCCGGATTCGAAGGTCGAGCGCTCGGTGCGCACCACGAAGGAAGCGCAGAAATCCCAGCAGCGCCAGTCGGATACGGCAGCGACCGTCGAGCAGAACATCCCGCAGGCTGCCCCGCAGTCCGGTGGCAACGGACCGACATCGAACGACCAGTCCGACAAGCGCGAAGAACAGACCAACTACGAAATCAATAGCAAGACGACTGCTACGACCCGCAACAGCTACCGCATCGAGAAGCTTTCGGTGGCCGTGGTGGTCAACAAGGGTCGCATTGCCCAGATGGTTGGCCAGCCGGCCGATCAGGCGAAGATCGACGCCTATATCGCCGAGATGCAGAAGATTGTCGCGACCGCCGCCGGGCTCGATACGAGCCGTGGTGACGTGGTGACCGTCAATGCGATGGACTTCCTCGACAATCAATTGCTCGACGACACCTCTTCAGGTTTCAGCATCATGGATATGCTGAGCCGCAACATGGCCGGCATCATCAATTCGGCTGCCTTCGTCGCTGTAGCCTTCCTTATCGTCTGGATGGGCTTCCGTCCGCTGATCCGCTCGCTCGGCGGCGGTGCGGCCGGTGGTGCGGCCCTGCCGGAGGCGGCGGGCCTGGAATTGCCGGATTTCGCTCCTGCCGTTGGCGGACCGGGTGCCGCGCTGATGGACGGCTTCGGCTCGGACTTCGGCTTCGACAGCACCGACGATCTGCTGACGATGGGCGAGGATGGCGGCACCTTCAATCGCCGCGTCAAGGAAGGGCCGGAACGCCGCCTCTCGCGCATGGTGGAAATCAGCGAGGAACGCGCCGCGAAGATCCTCAGAAAATGGGCCGTAGACAACGCCGCCTGA
- a CDS encoding LuxR C-terminal-related transcriptional regulator: protein MDMQILQGSKGEKDMRLAASANGMSRDQLLQQLSAIAGPAYLQSGLRVLTDYVGASHYLLARCDLIQESGLDFVVSSNWPFDLVRRLASEITSGYGRTGEFEKCMSLFQPNFAYLPNDVELPEGVSRQYCSLTFNVGRTRFSLMLLARDGLLLPPERLRDAGLLSGYFASFTRCVEGKSERDFDLTERELECLFWIAEGKTSDEIAMILGISRNTINNYITSVMRKTATKTRSEAIAFAVRNNLV, encoded by the coding sequence ATGGACATGCAGATATTGCAGGGGAGCAAGGGCGAGAAGGATATGCGATTGGCCGCGTCCGCCAATGGCATGTCGCGCGACCAGCTCCTTCAGCAATTGAGCGCCATTGCCGGCCCGGCCTATCTCCAATCCGGCCTGCGTGTGCTGACGGACTATGTCGGTGCCTCACACTATCTCCTGGCCCGCTGCGACCTGATCCAGGAGAGCGGTCTCGATTTTGTGGTGTCCTCCAATTGGCCTTTCGATCTCGTCCGGCGTCTTGCTTCCGAAATCACCAGCGGCTACGGCCGCACCGGCGAGTTTGAGAAATGCATGTCGCTGTTCCAGCCGAATTTCGCATATCTGCCTAATGATGTTGAGTTGCCGGAGGGCGTCAGCCGCCAATATTGTTCGCTGACCTTTAATGTTGGGCGCACGCGCTTCTCGCTGATGCTGCTTGCCCGTGACGGCCTGTTGCTACCGCCCGAGCGGCTGCGTGACGCGGGGCTGCTGTCGGGTTACTTCGCGAGCTTCACGCGCTGCGTGGAGGGCAAGTCCGAGCGCGATTTCGATCTTACCGAGCGCGAACTTGAATGTTTGTTTTGGATCGCAGAGGGCAAGACGAGCGACGAGATCGCCATGATCCTCGGCATCTCGCGCAACACCATCAACAACTACATCACCAGCGTCATGCGGAAGACCGCGACCAAGACGCGATCGGAAGCGATCGCCTTTGCTGTCAGAAACAACCTCGTTTGA
- a CDS encoding helix-turn-helix transcriptional regulator: protein MRYQPVRTTDTPSEARLGRSHRISSRSDLFPKLVSMQKLIDAQNFAVYRLSGSGLPSKQRLVCELENWGSTNTVVNKAFVEAYGEAMIEHIEKSLLPLMWNGRDSDSTAETPDFASFTQRLKPHLLPFAGVAFPVRLGSVGNGYVVFAAKFMDLASDMIVELHGRSCQIMMDLLSLDERRSPAAEALSEREIACLQLAGDGRISEEIAEKLGLSVHTVNAYLGSATIKLDSVNRIQAIAKAIRFGYIS from the coding sequence ATGCGATATCAGCCGGTTAGGACGACGGACACGCCAAGCGAAGCGAGGCTCGGCCGTTCGCATCGGATATCGAGCCGGTCTGATCTCTTCCCGAAACTGGTGTCGATGCAGAAGCTGATCGACGCGCAGAATTTTGCCGTTTATCGCCTCAGCGGCTCCGGCCTGCCGAGCAAGCAGCGCCTGGTCTGCGAGCTGGAAAACTGGGGCTCGACCAATACCGTCGTCAACAAGGCTTTCGTCGAAGCCTATGGCGAGGCGATGATCGAGCATATCGAGAAGTCGCTGCTGCCGCTGATGTGGAACGGCCGTGACAGCGACAGCACGGCTGAGACGCCCGACTTTGCCTCCTTCACCCAGCGTCTGAAACCGCATCTCCTGCCGTTTGCCGGCGTCGCCTTTCCGGTGCGCCTGGGATCGGTCGGCAACGGCTATGTCGTGTTTGCCGCGAAGTTCATGGATCTGGCGAGCGATATGATCGTCGAGCTGCATGGCCGTAGCTGCCAGATCATGATGGATCTCCTGTCGCTCGACGAACGCCGGTCGCCCGCCGCTGAAGCGCTGAGCGAACGGGAGATCGCCTGTCTGCAGCTTGCCGGCGATGGCCGGATCAGTGAAGAAATAGCCGAAAAGCTGGGATTGTCGGTGCATACCGTCAACGCCTATCTCGGTTCGGCGACGATCAAACTCGACAGCGTCAACCGCATCCAGGCAATCGCGAAAGCGATCCGCTTCGGGTATATCAGCTAA
- the flhB gene encoding flagellar biosynthesis protein FlhB, protein MADEDKDSKTEKPTEKKLRDTMEKGNVPHSREATLFASMLATVIYVTFFLPARIGRMGEVLRDLFEKPDQWQLETGPDVISLFIRIGWEVGNLLLPAVVLFFVFGIGSSLFQNLPTPVLDRIQPQFSRISPVAGWNRIFSTSGLVEFGKSLAKIFVVGIIMFFVLRGQFFHAIDSLVSDPQTIFVRLSTIVQKILTIVLLATAVVGIGDVLWTRYHWVDQLKMTKQEVKEEHKQSQGDPIVKSRQRSIARDRARRRMMKQVPRATLVIANPTHFAVALRYVREENDAPVVVAKGQDLIALKIREIAEANGIPVFEDPPLARSMFAQVSVDSVIPSVFYKAVAELIHRIYAAQSNRKRVR, encoded by the coding sequence TTGGCTGACGAAGACAAGGACAGTAAAACAGAAAAACCGACGGAGAAAAAACTCCGCGACACGATGGAGAAAGGCAATGTGCCTCACTCCAGGGAAGCGACGCTCTTCGCGTCGATGCTTGCGACCGTCATCTACGTCACCTTCTTCCTGCCGGCGCGCATCGGGCGCATGGGCGAGGTGCTGCGCGACCTTTTCGAAAAGCCCGATCAGTGGCAACTCGAGACAGGGCCGGATGTCATTTCCCTGTTCATCCGCATCGGCTGGGAAGTCGGCAACCTCTTGCTGCCCGCCGTCGTGCTATTCTTCGTCTTCGGCATCGGTTCCTCGCTGTTCCAGAACCTGCCGACTCCCGTTCTCGATCGTATCCAGCCGCAGTTTTCCCGCATATCGCCGGTGGCCGGCTGGAACCGCATTTTCAGCACGTCGGGCCTTGTGGAATTCGGCAAGTCGCTTGCCAAGATCTTCGTGGTCGGCATCATCATGTTCTTTGTGCTGCGCGGCCAATTCTTCCATGCGATCGATTCGCTGGTCTCCGATCCGCAGACGATCTTCGTGCGGCTGTCGACCATCGTTCAGAAAATTCTGACCATCGTGCTCCTGGCGACCGCTGTCGTCGGCATCGGCGACGTGCTCTGGACCCGCTATCACTGGGTCGATCAGTTGAAAATGACGAAGCAGGAGGTCAAGGAAGAACACAAGCAATCCCAGGGCGACCCGATCGTCAAATCGCGCCAGCGCTCGATTGCCCGCGATCGTGCCCGCCGGCGCATGATGAAGCAGGTGCCGCGCGCCACCCTGGTCATCGCCAATCCGACCCACTTTGCCGTAGCGCTGCGCTATGTCCGGGAAGAAAACGACGCGCCCGTCGTCGTTGCCAAGGGGCAGGACCTTATCGCCCTCAAAATCAGGGAGATCGCCGAAGCAAACGGCATCCCCGTCTTCGAAGATCCGCCACTCGCGCGCTCCATGTTTGCGCAAGTCTCGGTAGATAGTGTCATCCCGTCAGTGTTTTACAAGGCCGTCGCAGAACTGATTCATAGGATCTATGCCGCGCAGTCGAATAGAAAACGGGTACGATAA
- the fliG gene encoding flagellar motor switch protein FliG, which yields MMDFDDFSGALTEKPLTQAEKAAAVLLAMGKQVAGRLLKYFTQHELQLIIASAQSLRLIPPDELAQLVAEFEDLFTEGAGLMDNAKAIESILEEGLTPDEVDSLLGRRTAFQAYETSIWDRLGEAEPTFVAKFFLREHPQTIAYVLSMMPSSFGAKVLLQLPEAQRADIMNRTVNLKDVSPKAAQIIENRVLGLMAEIDAERNAAGSTKVAELMNELDKPQVDTLLTSLETLNKESVDKVRPKIFLFDDLTLMPQQSRVMLLNDIASDILTMALRGSSNEIREIVLSSISPRQRRMIESDLQMSNAGINPREIAIARRAIAQEAIRLSNSGQIELKAKDKTPVEEAA from the coding sequence ATGATGGACTTTGACGATTTCAGCGGTGCGCTCACCGAGAAACCGTTAACTCAGGCTGAAAAAGCCGCAGCCGTTCTTCTTGCCATGGGAAAGCAAGTGGCGGGACGGCTGCTGAAGTATTTCACGCAGCATGAATTGCAGCTCATCATCGCCTCTGCGCAATCGCTGAGGCTTATTCCGCCGGACGAACTGGCGCAGCTTGTTGCGGAATTCGAGGATCTCTTCACCGAAGGCGCGGGTCTGATGGACAACGCCAAGGCGATCGAAAGCATCCTCGAGGAAGGTCTGACACCCGACGAGGTCGACAGCCTTCTTGGCCGGCGCACGGCCTTCCAGGCTTACGAAACTTCGATCTGGGATCGCCTCGGCGAGGCGGAGCCGACCTTCGTCGCCAAGTTCTTCCTGCGCGAGCACCCGCAAACCATCGCCTATGTACTGTCGATGATGCCATCCTCCTTCGGCGCCAAGGTTCTGCTGCAACTGCCGGAAGCGCAACGCGCCGACATCATGAACCGCACCGTCAACCTCAAGGATGTCAGCCCGAAGGCGGCGCAGATCATCGAAAACCGCGTGCTGGGGCTGATGGCCGAAATCGATGCCGAACGCAATGCTGCCGGCTCGACGAAGGTGGCGGAACTGATGAACGAACTGGACAAGCCACAGGTCGACACGCTGCTCACATCGCTGGAAACGCTCAACAAGGAATCGGTCGACAAGGTCCGCCCGAAGATCTTCCTCTTCGACGACCTCACGCTCATGCCGCAGCAGAGCCGTGTCATGCTGCTCAACGACATCGCGTCCGACATTCTCACCATGGCGCTGCGCGGCTCGTCCAACGAGATTCGCGAGATCGTGCTCAGTTCGATCAGCCCGCGTCAGCGCCGCATGATCGAATCCGACCTGCAGATGAGCAATGCCGGCATCAATCCGCGCGAAATCGCCATCGCGCGGCGCGCCATCGCCCAGGAAGCCATCCGGCTTTCCAATTCCGGCCAGATCGAACTCAAGGCAAAAGACAAGACGCCTGTGGAAGAAGCCGCGTGA
- the fliN gene encoding flagellar motor switch protein FliN, protein MARKTTQKSSEDSLEVENSDAALDEAIDGLRGVLKKDNDGGMPDFGADAFGAEPGTDLSAFGGDFGDDSAGSAFGADDFGGSSFAEPAAPGSTLTANLDLIMDIPIDVQIVLGSSRMQVSGLMNLTEGAIIALDKKIGEPVEITVNGRRIGRGEITVLEHDDTRFGIKLIEVSNTKKA, encoded by the coding sequence ATGGCTAGGAAGACGACACAGAAAAGCAGCGAGGATTCGCTGGAAGTTGAAAACAGCGACGCCGCATTGGATGAGGCCATCGACGGTCTGCGCGGCGTGTTGAAGAAAGACAATGATGGCGGCATGCCGGATTTCGGTGCCGATGCGTTCGGAGCCGAGCCAGGCACGGATCTTTCCGCCTTCGGTGGCGATTTCGGGGATGACAGTGCGGGCTCCGCCTTCGGCGCCGATGATTTCGGCGGCTCCTCCTTCGCCGAACCGGCCGCTCCCGGCAGCACGCTGACCGCCAATCTCGACCTGATCATGGACATCCCGATCGACGTTCAGATCGTGCTCGGCAGCAGCCGCATGCAGGTCTCCGGCCTGATGAACCTGACCGAAGGCGCGATCATCGCCCTCGACAAGAAGATCGGCGAGCCTGTCGAAATCACCGTCAACGGCCGCAGAATCGGCCGGGGCGAAATTACCGTGCTGGAACATGACGACACCCGCTTCGGTATCAAGCTCATCGAAGTATCGAATACGAAAAAAGCCTGA
- a CDS encoding FliM/FliN family flagellar motor switch protein, translating into MSQQSQAKVQTMDRALFAKLTGGLGDQATVGKIAAAFGQVYGEFLPDFIKSETGLDVSVAYAGCQAGLMNDLIAGLGGNCALVNGSLRNWAPKFVLGCGTGFIMTLMEHMLGALPESIEVPVPRPLSIIELDLAVMVFDKIANVLRSAVNASGGFEPNLDAPYNIENRPKPAADHADEFAAAVAMTIALGKTVSEIVVIIPQRVLLRTVVSVPRAKNPSAASQAWTEQLSEQVRRSQVTLEARIRLQSLTLNTISRLAVGDVIPFMDAGDVRVEVSANSKDLYICEFGRSGENYTVRVKDNVNSDDELLRHLMN; encoded by the coding sequence ATGAGCCAGCAATCACAAGCCAAGGTACAGACGATGGATCGCGCCCTTTTCGCCAAGCTGACCGGCGGACTCGGCGACCAGGCAACCGTTGGAAAGATCGCCGCCGCCTTCGGCCAGGTCTATGGCGAATTCCTCCCCGACTTCATCAAGAGCGAAACCGGTCTCGATGTGTCCGTCGCCTATGCCGGCTGTCAGGCAGGATTGATGAACGATCTCATCGCCGGCCTCGGCGGAAACTGTGCGCTTGTGAACGGTTCCCTGCGCAACTGGGCACCGAAGTTCGTTCTCGGCTGCGGCACGGGCTTCATCATGACGCTGATGGAGCACATGCTGGGCGCGCTGCCCGAGAGCATCGAAGTGCCCGTTCCGCGGCCGCTTTCGATCATCGAGCTCGATCTCGCTGTCATGGTGTTCGACAAGATCGCCAACGTGCTGCGCTCGGCCGTCAACGCGTCCGGTGGTTTCGAACCCAATCTGGACGCGCCGTACAATATCGAGAACCGCCCGAAGCCGGCTGCCGACCATGCCGATGAATTCGCCGCTGCCGTCGCGATGACGATCGCGCTCGGCAAGACGGTCTCGGAAATCGTCGTCATCATCCCACAGCGGGTTCTGCTGCGCACCGTGGTCAGTGTGCCGCGGGCCAAGAATCCATCCGCGGCATCGCAGGCATGGACGGAGCAGCTCAGCGAACAGGTGCGTCGCTCGCAGGTGACGCTGGAAGCCCGCATCCGGCTGCAATCGCTGACGCTGAACACGATTTCCAGGCTCGCCGTCGGCGATGTCATTCCCTTCATGGACGCGGGCGATGTCCGCGTCGAGGTCAGCGCCAACAGCAAGGACCTCTACATCTGCGAGTTCGGCCGCTCAGGCGAAAATTACACGGTGCGCGTCAAGGACAATGTGAATTCCGACGACGAGCTTCTTCGACACCTGATGAATTGA
- the motA gene encoding flagellar motor stator protein MotA: protein MNIIIGFVVTCGCIIGSFMAMGGHVDALFQPFEFVIIAGAGIGGFIMANPMKVVKDSGKALGEAFKHSVPKERNYLDTLGVLYALMRDLRTKSRNEIEAHIDNPDESVIFQAAPTVLKNKELTAFICDYVRLIIIGNARSHEIEALMDEEINTILHDKMKPYHAITIMGDSFPAIGIVAAVLGVIKAMSHINDSPEVLGHLIGSALVGTFLGIILSYSVCAPLVSQIKIVRNKQHRLYVIVKQTLLAYMNGSVPQVALEYGRKTISSYERPSIDAVEQEMMNPGGESKAA from the coding sequence ATGAATATTATTATCGGATTTGTAGTGACCTGCGGCTGCATCATTGGCAGCTTCATGGCGATGGGCGGGCATGTGGACGCGCTGTTCCAGCCCTTCGAGTTTGTCATCATCGCGGGCGCCGGCATCGGCGGCTTCATTATGGCCAATCCGATGAAGGTCGTGAAGGATTCCGGCAAGGCGCTGGGCGAAGCCTTCAAGCACTCGGTTCCGAAGGAACGCAACTACCTCGACACGCTCGGCGTGCTCTATGCGCTGATGCGGGACCTGCGCACGAAGTCGCGCAACGAAATCGAAGCGCATATCGACAACCCGGACGAATCGGTGATCTTTCAAGCCGCCCCGACGGTGTTGAAGAACAAGGAACTGACGGCTTTCATCTGCGATTATGTCCGCCTCATCATCATCGGAAACGCCCGCTCGCATGAGATCGAGGCGCTGATGGACGAGGAAATCAACACCATCCTGCACGACAAGATGAAGCCCTACCATGCCATCACGATCATGGGCGATTCCTTCCCGGCCATCGGTATCGTCGCCGCCGTTCTCGGCGTCATCAAGGCCATGAGCCACATCAACGATTCGCCCGAAGTGCTCGGTCATCTCATCGGCTCGGCTCTGGTTGGCACCTTCCTCGGCATTATCCTTTCCTACTCCGTCTGCGCGCCCCTCGTGTCGCAGATCAAGATCGTGCGCAACAAGCAGCATCGCCTCTACGTGATCGTGAAGCAGACGTTGCTTGCCTATATGAACGGCTCCGTACCGCAGGTGGCGCTCGAATATGGCCGCAAGACCATCTCCTCCTACGAACGGCCGTCGATCGATGCCGTCGAACAGGAAATGATGAATCCCGGCGGTGAGAGCAAGGCGGCCTGA
- the flgF gene encoding flagellar basal-body rod protein FlgF, translating into MQSGIYVALSSQMALERRLTTIADNMANVNTTGFRGTEVKFNQVLSNTENKLNAKVAFVSQGNDYLSTDNGELENTGNLFDFAVKGDAWFGINTPAGLVLTRDGRFTMTESGALVSTRGYPVLDPGGAPIQLDPGGGAPSVSSDGTIAQNGKQVGKIGLYSADISKGFLRYDNSGVLPTETPQSVVDRSNVGIAQGYLENSNVNGMREMTQLIEVSRAFDNISTLTNSSEGTLSDAIKTLGGSQ; encoded by the coding sequence ATGCAGTCTGGTATCTATGTGGCGCTGTCATCGCAGATGGCGCTCGAGCGGCGTCTGACGACGATCGCCGATAACATGGCCAACGTGAACACCACGGGTTTTCGTGGCACCGAGGTCAAGTTCAATCAAGTGCTCAGCAATACCGAAAACAAGCTCAACGCCAAGGTCGCCTTCGTCTCGCAAGGCAACGACTATCTCTCCACCGACAACGGCGAACTGGAAAACACCGGCAATCTCTTCGATTTCGCGGTCAAGGGCGATGCCTGGTTCGGCATCAACACGCCGGCGGGTCTGGTTCTGACGCGCGACGGCCGCTTTACCATGACCGAGAGCGGTGCCCTGGTCTCCACCCGAGGCTATCCGGTGCTGGATCCCGGCGGTGCGCCGATCCAGCTCGACCCCGGCGGCGGTGCGCCCAGCGTCTCCTCGGATGGCACGATCGCGCAGAACGGCAAGCAAGTCGGCAAGATCGGGCTCTACAGCGCCGATATCAGCAAGGGCTTCCTGCGCTATGACAATAGTGGCGTGCTGCCGACGGAGACGCCGCAGTCCGTCGTCGACCGCTCCAATGTCGGTATCGCCCAGGGTTATCTCGAAAACTCCAACGTCAACGGCATGCGGGAAATGACCCAGCTCATCGAAGTCAGCCGCGCCTTCGACAATATCTCGACGCTCACGAACAGCAGTGAAGGCACGCTCTCGGACGCGATCAAGACTCTCGGCGGCAGCCAGTAA